In the genome of Phragmites australis chromosome 9, lpPhrAust1.1, whole genome shotgun sequence, the window ACAAATGACGTAAAGCATGACACATTGACCTATTTGTTTTCTGCAGATGGAAGGGATTCCTTCTAAAGTGAGAACACTGCAAATGAATCTGATGTTAGGAAAGCTTTATCGAATAGCGAGAAATAACCGTTCAGCTACTGTATGTTATAAAGAGTGCTTGAGGTATGAGATATCAAACTATTTATTTTCTAGGGTATTCAGTTCTGCAACTACATAGACATAAAATGCCATTTTCTTCTAATATGTCAAGTTCTTTCTAAACTTCGATTCAGAAACCACTAAGCTTTTATGTGCTCACCAatgaataaaagtattgcttttcaCTCCTTGATGAAATAATATGATGAGGCTCTGTCTACATCTTCTTACTTCTCTATCAGGCAATGTCCTTATATTTTCGAAGCTATCACAGCTTTGGCGGAAATTGGGCTTTCGTCAAAAGAGGTTTCTTTATTATTTTCACAAGTAAGTGTACGCTTATTTTGTTTATGCTGTGAAATGAAGCTTTGAGGGCATGTAAGTTTTAAAATTCATATAGAATTCAGGACTTCTATGTGCTTCATTGTCAGATTTTCTGGTTGCCAATTGTGCGTACCATTTGTACGGGTTATCAATCTATTCATGCTCTGCCTGTTAGCCAGATTGGCGATAAAAGCTGATATGCCATTGTTTCTTCTAATCTACTGTACAACAAAGAACCGTCCCTTGGCATTTTATACCAAAATATGTTGATATTCTTGACAGCGGATGCATATTGAAACAAAGAAAATTTAATCGCTGTCAAGCGTCAATTCTGTGAGCAATTTCCTGTTTCTACAATTGCTAAACACTGAagttttcttctcattttttgCATACAGTATTTACCTTCACACGACTTGACATAATCACAGAACCATAATCCGACCAAAATAGTTATCATTTTTACATCTGTTCTGTAGACATAGTTCTTAtggactgttttttttttaacgccACATATGCAAGCTTTATAGAAATAATGAACTTGCACCAGTTTATTATATAATTTAAGTTATGCTCAATAAATATCAGTCATTAATCGTTCAAACTTGTTGTAATCGAAAGCCTGAAATGACTATATATTTGTCCTTGTAGGCACCAAATAGAGGCAAGCCGCCAGGTGATTCTGCAGATGCGCTACGTTGGTGGAATGTAAGTGAAATATGTTAGACCCCTGTTGTAGGTATTCAGCAAGAATTTACATTTTGGCAGGCTGCTGTTTCTGGACTCTATAGAATAGTATAATATTTGGAAACAGTACCATTTGAGGTACAAGCATATGCACAACATTGAATTGAGTGTTCAATCATTTACATCCTACTCTGTCAAGTAACTCGATTCATACTTGCCCTCTTATGTTTGGTTTGCTTGTTAGTTATTACATAAACTATTGGACTCCAAAGCCACATTTTGCTCATATAAATGCCAAAGTTTACTACTGTGTGAATGAAGTCCTTGCCCTTTTGAACTCTATGTTGTCATCATGTGTTCCCACACTCGGTGGGCTTTTGGCCTTTTCTGATTATGCAGAATTTGCCACCAATTCTGCAACAAAGGTACACATGCACATCTGTTTCTTTGTACCACCATTGACACAACACTCATCAAATGCGACCACAATGATTtgacttaagttatatcttatgATTTTCCAGAAACTCTGTCAACTCATTCAGGCATATCTTTGATCATACTTATTTGTTCTTTTTATGCATTGGTTCAGATAATTATTCACTTAAACCATTACTTTTTTAACAGCGGTATGTTGAGGCGCAGTGTTGCATTGCTTCCCATGATTATAAAGGTAGTACAATGGCTTTTGTACAATATTTTATCTGAGTGTTCCAACAGAAGTGCATAGTTGAATTTTGTGGAATTGGTCAAGAAATACTTCACATTGTTACTAGGGAATTCCGTTATTGGCTAGATGTTATCTGTGTCAATGGTATAAATTCCTGCAGTGTGGACTCTTATGCCATTGAGCATAGCTTTATAGTCAACCTATcgaattttttaatctttttgttacTTGTATATTTTGGGCATAAAGTTGCagctttgaattttttttttggcagagaTATCATTCATCTGTAGTCTGTAGTTTTGAACATAAAGTTGCAGATTTTAACACAGTAGGAATGACATCAGACATGTATTCATTTgtagagatcatgcaacaaatAGGCTTACTGCAGCTTGCTTTTTATAGGTGGCCTTGACATATATCTAGAACTAATGCAACGATTCCCCAACAACGTGCATATCTTGCTGGAAATTGCAAAGGTTTGTCTTTCTTCAACTTTACTTTTGTTATGCTTCTCCTATGTAGTAGACTTGTTAAAGTGCCAACTCCCGAGCATAAAGTTTTATCAGATTTCTCCTTGTTCATATATTCCTTCAAGTTTGATGTCGTTGTGCTCCTCAGTAATTCAGTATCTAGAGAATTTTTGGCATAGTTCTTCTTAAATTATGTCTTTGTGATTTTAATTACCTTTCTTCAGATCCTTATTTTTGAGCTTCTTGTTTCAAGGTTGAAGCTATCATAGGCAGGAACGATGAAGCAATCATGTACTTTGAGAAGGTAAATTGAATTAAGCACATACTTAGAGCCACCTGCTTTGCGAAATCATGCTAACAACTAATGAGGTTCTGAGATCATTTGGTATTCTGGCTTTTGGCAGGCTCGGTTAATTGATCCAAACATCATAACATATATGGATGAGTATgcaattcttctaaaatcaaaaTCTGACTACACTAAGCTAAGCAAGTTGGTACATGATATGCTGCATATTGACCCTGCAAGACCAGAAACATGTGTTGCTCTTGCAGCAATGTGGGAAAGAAAAGATGAAAGAAAAGCTTTGACATATGCTGAAAAGGTATGTATACCACATAACTTTTAGAGGTGTGTTTGTGGAAGCTAATCCTAGCTAATGTTCCTTTCGATGTTTTCCTTTTCATCAGAGCCTACGAGTTGATGATAGGCATATAACCGGCTATATTATGAAGGTAATACTGCAAAACATTGTCTGTACAACTGGATTTTATGTTATTATGGTGACTCCTCTTGCAATGCAATTTTCAATGCATCATTGAAATATTGTGTTACAATGAAGTGCCTACACCAGCATGCTTGGGTGGGATTACAGAAAAACTGTGTGATTGGTGGCTTATTTGCTCGGGGAAGTTTTTGCATAACGTTATGTGCCTGCTACCATCTTCCTCTTTCTAGGGAGTAGCAATACTTTTCCCCGTCCAAATGACAGGCTTATTGTTTGCTTACTATTTTTTCAAGGGCAATCTGCATCTTTCATTGAATCGACCAGATTTGGCAGTAACAGACTTCAGGGGAGCTCAAGAATTGAGAGCTGATCTTCTTTCTTATCAAGGTTGTTAGACATGGTACTTCTAATTGTTTTATTTGAAACCTACTGTACTGTTGTCAGTCTAAATTTGGATGTGCTCTCAGGTTTGGTGCGTGCTTATCTAGCACTTTCTAAATGCAAAGAAGCTTTATTCACCGCACGCGAGGCAATGAAGGTTATGCATCAGTCTGCAAAAGCTCTCAAGCTAGTTGGTGATGTTCATGCTATCAGTTCCAGTGGGAGAGAGAAGGTAATCTTACTTTTCGCTGGGTCATTGATGCACATATTGTATACTTTTTGGTTCTGAAGCAAGCTGTGCTTAGCTATATTTATCTAGGTGAACAATGGATACCGCTTATATAAAGCACCTTTATCTCTTTATAGAAGAATCTGCACTTTGTTGTTGATGGTCACTTCACCGATTAGATGACTTGTGATAAGAAAAGAGATCTTGTTTAATCAATGGTTCTTAAGATGTTGGTCAAGTTTTACCCAATAAGCATTTTTATAGGTTTTTTGCCATGTAATTTCATGGTAGGCACGCTGATAATTATAGATTTGCTTTTAATGCGATCATCACATTAGCAGTTTTAAAAAGACTATAATAATGTTTACGAGTACTTCATTCAGTTAGGTATGTTCTTATTTGGTCATCATTTTTCAATATTATACGGTGGAGGGCTACTGTTACTTGCTAAGCTATTAGTCACGTGCGCATATCCATTTTTACTTTGGTCAACGGCCACCTTACAACAAGCATATGTACTGTCTAACCTGCTTCCCTTTATCAAGTTACCGTGACTTTATTGCAGTGAACTTATTTACCTCTCTTCAAATGGATATTTATCATGTCTTAATCTTTGTAAGCTTTCCCTCAATGATAGCACCCTTTGGCATGTTGTACTGT includes:
- the LOC133928446 gene encoding anaphase-promoting complex subunit 7-like, with the translated sequence MEAARESMAALLDAGLFGSAQTLGCFLVSSAGSSNEAGMSMKVESLVLHGDALYGEKEFRRALSAYKQAMQYSRSIPRQATSNSRSSVSTTGRSPSPNSLNLSSFNENEVKFKIVLCHSALREHREALQEMEGIPSKVRTLQMNLMLGKLYRIARNNRSATVCYKECLRQCPYIFEAITALAEIGLSSKEVSLLFSQAPNRGKPPGDSADALRWWNRYVEAQCCIASHDYKGGLDIYLELMQRFPNNVHILLEIAKVEAIIGRNDEAIMYFEKARLIDPNIITYMDEYAILLKSKSDYTKLSKLVHDMLHIDPARPETCVALAAMWERKDERKALTYAEKSLRVDDRHITGYIMKGNLHLSLNRPDLAVTDFRGAQELRADLLSYQGLVRAYLALSKCKEALFTAREAMKVMHQSAKALKLVGDVHAISSSGREKARKFYESAIRLEPGFLGAALALADLHVAEGRNKEAVLLLERYLRQWADDSLHIKLAQVFAATNMLSDALSHYQSALRINPHNEAAKKGLERLEKQMKGVDPDAPEEEDENEADDIDADQDDAELL